The genomic segment GGCTGAGGCTTCACAGGTTTCCCGATGTGACACCGGTCACCGCGGGCCGCCTTGCCAGATAGATCAAGCCGTTCTATCGTCGCGATGTATCGACTCGATACATCGGGCCGGCACAAGCACCACCACACACCGGGGCGGACCCGGGTTCAGCGGTGGCCAGGACGGAAGGCGGGGCAGTGAGCAAGCGCTCCGGGATCCTCGAATTCGCTGTCCTCGGCCTGCTGCGCGAATCCCCGATGCACGGTTACGAGCTGCGCAAGCGGCTCAACACCTCGCTCGGTGTGTTCCGCGCGTTCAGCTACGGCAGCCTTTATCCCTGCCTGAAGACGCTGGTCGCCCAGGGCTGGTTGATCGAGGAGACGGTTCCGGACGTGGATCCGCTGGCCGCTCCCCTCGTCGGCCGCCGGGCGAAGATCGTCTACCGGCTGACCACGGCGGGCAAGGAGCACTTCGAGGAGCTCCTCGCCCACTCAGGGCCGGACGCATGGGAGGACGAGCACTTCGCGGCTCGGTTCGCCTTCTTCGGCCAGACGTCACGGGACGTCCGGATGCGCGTCCTCGAGGGGCGGCGCAGCCGCCTCGAGGAACGCCTGGACAAGATGCGCGCCTCGTTGGTGCGCACCCGTGAGCGGCTCGACGACTACACGCTCGAGCTGCAACGGCACGGCATGGAATCGGTGGAGCGCGAGGTCCGCTGGCTCAACGAGCTGATCGAGACCGAGCGCAACGGGCGCACCACGCGCCCGCCGGCCGAGCAGGACGACAACACACAAGACCGCAACACTCAAGAACATGGCGGCCAACCCGGAGACCGGGGAACCGCGTGACGATTACACAGGGAGCAACCGTGGGTTCGGTTCGCGTAGCCATTGTTGGCGTGGGCAACTGCGCCGCGTCGCTGGTGCAGGGTGTCGAGTACTACAAGGACGCCGACCCGAACGGCCGCGTGCCTGGCCTCATGCACGTGCAGTTCGGTGACTACCACGTGCGTGACGTCGAGTTCGTGGCCGCCTTCGATGTCGACGCGAAGAAGGTCGGCCTCGACCTCGCGGACGCCATCGGCGCCAGCGAGAACAACACGATCAAGATCTGCGACGTTCCGCAGAGCGGTATCACCGTCGAGCGCGGTCACACCCACGACGGTCTCGGCAAGTACTACCGCGAGACCATCGAGGAGTCGGACGCGGCCCCGGTCGACATCGTCAAGATCCTCAAGGACCGCCAGGTCGACGTTCTCGTCTGCTACCTGCCCGTCGGCTCCGAGGTCGCTGCGAAGTTCTACGCGCAGTGCGCCATCGACGCCAAGGTCGCGTTCGTCAACGCCCTCCCGGTCTTCATCGCCGGCACCAAGGAGTGGGCGGACAAGTTCACCGAGGCCGGTGTGCCGATCGTCGGTGACGACATCAAGTCGCAGGTCGGCGCCACGATCACGCACCGTGTGATGGCGAAGCTCTTCGAGGACCGCGGTGTCCTGCTGGAGCGCACCATGCAGCTGAACGTCGGCGGCAACATGGACTTCAAGAACATGCTGGAGCGCGACCGCCTCGAGTCGAAGAAGATCTCGAAGACGCAGGCCGTCACCTCGCAGATCGACCGCGACCTGGGTGCCGACAACGTGCACATCGGCCCGTCGGACTACGTGGCGTGGCTCGACGACCGCAAGTGGGCGTTCGTCCGCCTCGAGGGCCGCGCCTTCGGTGACGTCCCGCTGAGCCTGGAGTACAAGCTCGAGGTCTGGGACTCCCCGAACTCGGCCGGCGTCATCATCGACGCGGTGCGTGCCGCGAAGATCGCCCTGGACCGCGGCATCGGTGGCCCGATCCTCTCGGCGTCCTCGTACTTCATGAAGTCCCCGCCGGTGCAGTACTTCGACGACGAGGCCCGCGACAACGTCGAGAAGTTCATCAAGGGCGAGGTCGAGCGCTGAGCCCAGCCGGCTCGGGCTCACGGTCGATCGGCACCGACCCGCCGATCGCCACTGATCGCCACTGAACCGCTGATCACGCACGACGCGTAACCGTCAGGCCCCGGGTGTTGCGCCCGGGGCCTGACGCGTCATGTGAGGCTGTGCCCATGGCTGTTGTGCGCGATCTCCGCGTGCTGCTGCGGCTGCGCGACTTCCGGCGGCTGCTCGCGGTGCGCCTGCTGTCCCAACTCTCCGACGGCGTCTTCCAGGTCGCGCTCGCCACGTACGTCGTCTTCTCGCCCGAGAAGCAGGCGTCCCCCGCCGCCATCGCCTCCGCGATGGCCGTGCTCCTGCTGCCGTACTCCCTGCTGGGTCCCTTCACCGGGGTGCTGCTGGACCGCTGGCGGCGGCGCCAGGTCCTGCTGTACTGCAACCTGCTGCGCGCGGTGCTCTCCTGCGGCACGGCCGCGCTGATCCTGGCCCATGTCCCGGACTGGCTGTTCTATCTGTCGGCGCTGTCCGTCACCGCCGTCAACCGCTTCGTCCTGGCCGGGCTGTCGGCGGCACTGCCGCGCGTCGTGGACCGGGAGCGGCTCGTGATGGCCAACTCGCTGTCGCCGACCGCGGGGACACTGGCCGCGACGGCCGGCGGCGGTCTCGCCTTCCTCGTCCACCTCGGCCTCGCCAAGGGCGCCGGAGCCGACGCGACCGTGGTGCTGCTCGCCGCGTTCGTCTACCTCTGCGCGGGCCTGGCCGCCCTCGCCCTGGACCGCGACCTCCTCGGCCCCGACCCGGAGCTCGTCCAACCACGCCTCGGCACCGCGCTGACCGGTACCGTGCACGGCCTCGCGGAGGGGCTGCGCCATCTGCGCGGCCGCCCGGCCGCGGTGCGGGCCATGGCCGCCATGACCGCCCTGCGCTTTTGCTACGGCGCACTCACCGTCGTCCTGCTGATGCTGTGCCGCTACGCCTGGAACACCGCGTCGGACCGGCCGGGCGACGACGGCAGCGGCGGTCTGGCCCTGCTCGGACTCGCGGTGGGCGTCTCGGGCGCGGGCTTCTTCGCCGCCGCCGTCATCACACCCTGGGCCACCGCCCGCTTCGGCACCGCCGGCTGGATCACGGTCTGCGCCGGATCCGCCGCCGTGCTTCTCCCGCCGCTGGCCCTGCCGTTCGACCCCGCGCCCATGCTGGTCGCCGCCTTCGCCCTGGGCATCTGCACCCAGGGCGCCAAGATCGCCACCGACACCGTCGTCCAGTCCTCGGTCGACGACGCATACCGGGGACGGGTGTTCTCGCTCTACGACGTGGCCTTCAACGTCGCCTTCGTCGGTGCCGCGGCAGTCGCCGCCCTGATGCTTCCGCCGGACGGCCGGTCCGCGCTCCTGATCGCCCTACTGGCCCTGCTGTACGCGGTGGTGGCCCTGGCGATGCTCCGTGTCAGGGGTCTCCAGTAGTGTTCGCCCGTTCTTACGTCGCTCATACATCCCAATCGGGGGACACCCATGACCACTCCACCGCCACCGCAGTACCAGCAGGGTGGGAACCCCTACGGCCAGCCGCAGCCGCCGCAGGGCGGCAACCCGTACGGCCAGCCGCAACCGCCGCAGGGCGCTGACCCCTTCGGGCAGCAGGGGCCGCAGCCGTATCCCCAGCAGGGAGCCCAGCCCGGCGCGTGCACCTTCTGCGGCGGCTACCCCGCCGTCCACGCCACGGTCCGCGGTCACCAGGGCTTCCTGGTCATCATGCGGTTCCTCAAGCTGAAGGCCAACTACTGCCGCTCCTGCGGCATAGCCACGCACCGCGACATGACCACCAAGACCCTGTGGCAGGGCTGGTGGGGCATCGCCTCGTTCATCATCACGCCGGTCACCCTGCTCATCAACCTGGGTGCGCGGGGGAAGTTCAACAAGCTCCCCGCGCCCACCGGTGGCTGGGGACCGTCCCGCGAGACCGGAAAGCCGATCTTCGGGCGCGTGGGTGCCTACGGCATCCTGGTCCCGCTCATCGTGATCGCCGCGATCGTGGGGGTGAACGCGCTCGACAAGAGCGCCAGCACGGCCGTCGTCGGCGACTGCATGCACCGCGGTAGCGCCAGCGACAGCAACCCGGACCTGAAGGTCGTCTCCTGCACGGACGCCAAGGCGCAGTACAAGGTCCTGGCCGTGATCAGTGGCGAGTACGGCGACTCCGAGGCCGAGAAGAAGTGCACGGCGGCGGCCCCGGACTTCCAGTACGCCTACACCGAGTCCGGTAGCGGCAGCGACTTCCTGCTCTGCCTGAAGGACAAGTAGTCCCACCGGTCTCACCGAAATGCACAGGGGCGATGTTCCACGTGGAACATCGCCCCTCGCGCCGTCCGGGCCGTGCCATGTTCCACGTGGAACATCGCGTCCACCGGAATGCTCAGCCCTGCGTCGCCCACCACTCCTTGAGCGCGGCGATCGCGTCCTCCTCGGCCATCGGGCCGTTCTCCAGCCGCAGCTCCAGCAGGAACTGGTAGGCCTTGCCGATCACCGGGCCGGGCGGGACATCCAGGATCCGCATGATCTGGTTGCCGTCCAGGTCAGGACGGATCGAATCGAGCTCCTCCCGCTCCTGGAGTTCGCCGATCCGCTCCTCCAGCCCGTCATAGGTACGGGAGAGCGCCGCCGCCTTGCGCTTGTTCCGCGTCGTGCAGTCGGACCGGGTGAGCTTGTGCAGCCGGCCCAGCAGCGGGCCCGCGTCGCGCACATAACGCCGGACGGCGGAGTCCGTCCACTCCCCGGTGCCGTACCCGTGGAACCGCAGGTGCAGCTCGACGAGCCGGGCGACGTCCTTGATCATGTCGTTGGGGTACTTGAGCTTGGCCATCCTGGCCTTGGTCATCTTCGCGCCCACCACCTCGTGGTGGTGGAAGGAGACCCGGCCGTCGGACTCGAAGCGCCGGGTCCGCGGCTTGCCGATGTCGTGC from the Streptomyces sp. RKAG293 genome contains:
- a CDS encoding MFS transporter, with product MAVVRDLRVLLRLRDFRRLLAVRLLSQLSDGVFQVALATYVVFSPEKQASPAAIASAMAVLLLPYSLLGPFTGVLLDRWRRRQVLLYCNLLRAVLSCGTAALILAHVPDWLFYLSALSVTAVNRFVLAGLSAALPRVVDRERLVMANSLSPTAGTLAATAGGGLAFLVHLGLAKGAGADATVVLLAAFVYLCAGLAALALDRDLLGPDPELVQPRLGTALTGTVHGLAEGLRHLRGRPAAVRAMAAMTALRFCYGALTVVLLMLCRYAWNTASDRPGDDGSGGLALLGLAVGVSGAGFFAAAVITPWATARFGTAGWITVCAGSAAVLLPPLALPFDPAPMLVAAFALGICTQGAKIATDTVVQSSVDDAYRGRVFSLYDVAFNVAFVGAAAVAALMLPPDGRSALLIALLALLYAVVALAMLRVRGLQ
- a CDS encoding proline-rich domain-containing protein codes for the protein MTTPPPPQYQQGGNPYGQPQPPQGGNPYGQPQPPQGADPFGQQGPQPYPQQGAQPGACTFCGGYPAVHATVRGHQGFLVIMRFLKLKANYCRSCGIATHRDMTTKTLWQGWWGIASFIITPVTLLINLGARGKFNKLPAPTGGWGPSRETGKPIFGRVGAYGILVPLIVIAAIVGVNALDKSASTAVVGDCMHRGSASDSNPDLKVVSCTDAKAQYKVLAVISGEYGDSEAEKKCTAAAPDFQYAYTESGSGSDFLLCLKDK
- a CDS encoding PadR family transcriptional regulator, with the protein product MSKRSGILEFAVLGLLRESPMHGYELRKRLNTSLGVFRAFSYGSLYPCLKTLVAQGWLIEETVPDVDPLAAPLVGRRAKIVYRLTTAGKEHFEELLAHSGPDAWEDEHFAARFAFFGQTSRDVRMRVLEGRRSRLEERLDKMRASLVRTRERLDDYTLELQRHGMESVEREVRWLNELIETERNGRTTRPPAEQDDNTQDRNTQEHGGQPGDRGTA
- a CDS encoding inositol-3-phosphate synthase; amino-acid sequence: MGSVRVAIVGVGNCAASLVQGVEYYKDADPNGRVPGLMHVQFGDYHVRDVEFVAAFDVDAKKVGLDLADAIGASENNTIKICDVPQSGITVERGHTHDGLGKYYRETIEESDAAPVDIVKILKDRQVDVLVCYLPVGSEVAAKFYAQCAIDAKVAFVNALPVFIAGTKEWADKFTEAGVPIVGDDIKSQVGATITHRVMAKLFEDRGVLLERTMQLNVGGNMDFKNMLERDRLESKKISKTQAVTSQIDRDLGADNVHIGPSDYVAWLDDRKWAFVRLEGRAFGDVPLSLEYKLEVWDSPNSAGVIIDAVRAAKIALDRGIGGPILSASSYFMKSPPVQYFDDEARDNVEKFIKGEVER